A window of Equus caballus isolate H_3958 breed thoroughbred chromosome 10, TB-T2T, whole genome shotgun sequence contains these coding sequences:
- the ETV2 gene encoding ETS translocation variant 2: MDSWNWDEAPPQEVPPENRLSGLEGAELGFYFPEPALQGATLTADTRWKAGSALGPVSAGEEGLPQLDWGSALPHPEAPWGAEHAPQALPWSGDWTELARTGSDPWSRVPQDLGPVPAGLGPAPFAGLEGAAGQTCTTSAGGAGLWWRAQAADSASWDCPTGPDGAAYWGQGPGGEPRADYTTAWGGPAGSDHPTSWDLGLHADCTTASKGYRSPDLTAPSEPSQQSDRATSARYPKTNHRGPIQLWQFLLELLQDAARSSCIRWTGNSREFQLCDPKEVARLWGERKRKPGMNYEKLSRGLRYYYRRDIVRKSGGRKYTYRFGGRVPGLAYLDCPGSGQGAATQ, encoded by the exons ATGGACTCTTGGAACTGGGATGAAGCACCACCACAGGAAGTGCCCCCGGAGAACAGGCTGTCAGGGCTGG AAGGAGCTGAGCTCGGCTTCTATTTCCCTGAACCGGCGCTCCAAGGGGCCACGCTGACAGCCGACACACGCTGGAAAGCTGGCAGTGCCCTGGGACCCGTGAGCGCTGGGGAAGAAG GGCTCCCGCAGCTGGACTGGGGCTCCGCACTCCCGCACCCGGAAGCCCCATGGGGGGCGG AGCACGCCCCTCAGGCTCTTCCATGGTCGGGAGACTGGACGGAGCTGGCGCGCACCGGCTCGGACCCTTGGAGCCGCGTCCCCCAGGACCTGGGCCCCGTCCCTGCCGGCCTGGGCCCCGCCCCCTTCGCCGGTTTGGAAGGGGCAGCAGGCCAGACCTGCACCACCTCCGCCGGCGGGGCCGGCTTGTGGTGGCGCGCCCAGGCCGCCGACTCGGCCAGCTGGGACTGTCCTACGGGCCCCGACGGCGCCGCCTACTGGGGCCAGGGCCCCGGCGGGGAGCCGCGCGCCGACTACACCACTGCGTGGGGCGGGCCTGCGGGCTCGGACCACCCCACCTCCTGGGACTTGGGGCTGCACGCGGACTGCACCACCGCCTCGAAGGGGTACCGGAGTCCAGATCTCACCGCTCCCTCCGAACCCAGCCAGCAGTCGGACCGCGCAACTTCAGCTCGTTACCCCAAAACCAACCACCGAG GTCCCATTCAGCTGTGGCAGTTCCTCCTGGAGCTGCTCCAAGACGCGGCACGCAGCAGCTGCATCCGCTGGACGGGCAACAGCCGCGAGTTCCAGCTGTGCGACCCCAAAGAG GTGGCCCGGCTGTGGGGCGAACGCAAGAGGAAGCCGGGCATGAATTACGAGAAGCTGAGCCGAGGCCTGCGCTACTACTACCGCCGCGACATCGTGCGCAAGAGCGGTGGGCGCAAGTACACGTACCGCTTCGGGGGCCGCGTGCCCGGCCTAGCTTATCTCGACTGCCCTGGGTCCGGACAGGGAGCAGCGACCCAATAA